The following proteins are co-located in the Microplitis demolitor isolate Queensland-Clemson2020A chromosome 5, iyMicDemo2.1a, whole genome shotgun sequence genome:
- the LOC106693546 gene encoding uncharacterized protein LOC106693546: protein MGRRKDYSLELIDTLYEHVPAFTDIFDEETWYIFVSCFVTGTFVIVFILSRFITINPVD, encoded by the coding sequence ATGGGAAGGAGGAAAGATTATAGCCTTGAACTGATAGACACTTTGTACGAGCATGTGCCAGCGTTTACTGACATCTTTGACGAGGAGACCTGGTACATTTTCGTCAGCTGTTTTGTCACCGGTACTTTTGTCATCGTATTCATTCTCTCAAGATTCATAACAATTAACCCGGTCGATTAA